In one window of Thermus aquaticus DNA:
- a CDS encoding Uma2 family endonuclease, whose product MGEAAAKPLSLEAYLALEAASSRRHHLVEGFLWAMAGAGKAHNQLLTRLLLQLAPAALAQGYEAYAADRRLKTAQDTVFYPDLMVVCDPSPSPLYEETPCLLVEILSESTEDLDRGKKLWHYLRLPSLKAYLMVDSRRMSLEAYLRQGETWVYRALGPKEALALPCPPVTLSVEALYQGVELGV is encoded by the coding sequence ATGGGTGAGGCGGCCGCCAAGCCCCTGAGCCTCGAGGCCTACCTGGCCCTGGAGGCGGCGAGTTCCCGCCGCCACCACCTGGTGGAAGGCTTTTTGTGGGCCATGGCGGGGGCGGGGAAGGCCCACAACCAGCTCCTCACCCGCCTTCTCCTCCAGCTGGCCCCCGCAGCCCTAGCCCAAGGATACGAGGCCTACGCGGCGGACCGCCGCCTCAAGACTGCCCAGGACACGGTCTTTTACCCCGACCTCATGGTGGTATGCGACCCCTCCCCCTCTCCCCTCTACGAGGAAACCCCCTGCCTTCTCGTTGAGATCCTCTCCGAGAGCACGGAGGACCTGGATCGGGGGAAGAAGCTTTGGCACTACCTGCGCCTACCCTCGCTGAAGGCCTACCTCATGGTGGATAGCCGCAGGATGAGCCTGGAGGCCTACCTGCGGCAGGGGGAAACTTGGGTCTACCGGGCCCTAGGCCCTAAAGAGGCCCTAGCCCTCCCCTGCCCTCCCGTAACCCTCTCCGTAGAGGCGCTTTACCAGGGTGTGGAGCTAGGGGTATAG
- a CDS encoding site-2 protease family protein, translated as MIALLQQDPLAFALAFSALLLSLALHEWGHAYAAYRFGDDTARRLGRLTLNPLKHLDPLGTVLLLLVGFGWAKPVPVNPWAFRSYRLGLFVVSIAGIVINLALAVLFALLVRGLFALDPWGVALTFRGEGQTFLGVLALAFFFASSVNLLLAVFNLLPILPLDGSKILQSLLPLSWHPFLWRLEQYAWLSFLLILTVLRGPIQEVLRFARRAFFGFFFS; from the coding sequence ATGATCGCCCTCCTGCAGCAGGACCCCCTGGCCTTCGCCCTGGCCTTTTCGGCCCTCCTCCTGAGCCTGGCCCTCCACGAGTGGGGCCACGCCTACGCCGCCTACCGCTTTGGCGATGACACCGCCAGGCGCCTGGGCCGCCTCACCCTGAACCCCCTAAAGCACCTGGACCCTTTGGGCACGGTCCTGCTCCTTCTCGTGGGGTTCGGCTGGGCCAAGCCGGTGCCGGTGAACCCCTGGGCCTTCCGGAGCTACCGCCTGGGCCTTTTTGTGGTCTCCATCGCCGGCATCGTCATCAACCTGGCCCTGGCGGTCCTCTTCGCCCTTCTGGTGCGGGGGCTGTTCGCCTTGGACCCCTGGGGCGTGGCCCTCACCTTCCGGGGGGAGGGGCAGACCTTCCTCGGGGTTTTAGCCCTGGCCTTCTTCTTCGCCAGCAGCGTCAACCTGCTCCTGGCCGTCTTCAACCTCCTGCCCATTCTGCCCCTGGACGGCTCCAAGATCCTGCAAAGCCTTCTGCCCCTCTCCTGGCACCCTTTTCTCTGGCGGCTTGAGCAGTATGCTTGGCTCTCCTTCCTCCTCATCCTCACCGTGCTCCGGGGGCCTATCCAGGAGGTGCTCCGCTTCGCCCGCAGGGCCTTCTTTGGGTTTTTCTTTAGCTAG
- a CDS encoding septal ring lytic transglycosylase RlpA family protein: MRLLALWLVFALALALAQTYTVKPGDTLYRIAKAHGLTVAELMRLNGLTSERIYPGQVLRVGGEGPKEPRGRFFQEGLAVWYGPGFHGKRTASGEIYDLHALTAAHPTLPFGTRVRVTNPKNGRSVVVRINDRGPFGGRYIIDLSYAAAKAIGALSATRVRLEVLEE; encoded by the coding sequence ATGCGCCTTCTCGCCCTATGGCTCGTTTTCGCCCTGGCCCTGGCCCTGGCCCAGACCTACACCGTGAAGCCGGGGGACACCCTCTACCGCATCGCCAAAGCCCACGGCCTCACCGTGGCCGAGCTCATGCGGCTAAACGGCCTCACCTCGGAGCGCATCTACCCCGGCCAGGTGCTGAGGGTGGGTGGGGAAGGGCCAAAAGAACCCAGGGGGCGCTTCTTCCAAGAAGGCCTCGCCGTCTGGTACGGCCCCGGCTTCCACGGCAAAAGGACGGCCAGCGGCGAAATCTACGACTTGCACGCCCTCACCGCCGCCCACCCCACCCTCCCCTTCGGCACCCGGGTGCGGGTGACCAACCCCAAAAACGGCCGGAGCGTGGTGGTGCGCATCAACGACCGGGGGCCTTTTGGAGGGCGGTACATCATTGACCTCTCCTACGCAGCCGCCAAGGCCATCGGGGCCCTTTCCGCCACCCGGGTGCGCCTCGAGGTCCTGGAGGAGTGA
- the nfo gene encoding endonuclease IV has product MVRYGFHLSIASKKGVAGALEEAMALGLTAFQIFAKSPRSWRTRPLAANEVEAFRALKEMAGGMPAVIHASYLVNLGAEGELWEKSVMSLADDLEKAAILGVEYVVVHPGSGDPKRVKEGALKALRLAGVRGKPTLLLENTAGGGEKVGSRFEELAWLLEDTPLQACLDTCHAFAAGYDVKEDPQGVLIALDKAVGLERVPVVHLNDSVGGLGSRIDHHAHLLQGQIGEGLKEVLLDPRLRGRVFILETPRSPEEDAWNLKVLQGWLEEAASQNKL; this is encoded by the coding sequence ATGGTCCGCTACGGGTTTCACCTCTCCATCGCCAGCAAGAAGGGGGTGGCCGGGGCCCTCGAGGAGGCCATGGCCCTGGGGCTCACCGCCTTCCAGATCTTCGCCAAAAGCCCCAGGAGCTGGAGGACCCGGCCCCTCGCCGCAAACGAGGTGGAGGCCTTCCGGGCCCTGAAGGAGATGGCGGGGGGGATGCCCGCCGTCATCCACGCCTCCTACCTGGTGAACCTGGGGGCCGAGGGGGAGCTCTGGGAAAAGAGCGTCATGAGCCTGGCCGACGACCTGGAGAAGGCGGCCATCCTGGGCGTGGAGTACGTGGTGGTCCACCCCGGCTCCGGGGACCCCAAGAGGGTCAAGGAGGGGGCCCTCAAGGCCCTCCGCCTGGCGGGGGTCAGGGGGAAGCCCACCCTCCTTCTGGAGAACACCGCCGGGGGCGGGGAGAAGGTGGGAAGCCGCTTTGAGGAGCTGGCCTGGCTCCTGGAGGACACCCCCCTGCAGGCCTGCTTAGACACCTGCCACGCCTTCGCCGCCGGCTACGACGTGAAGGAAGACCCCCAAGGGGTCCTCATCGCCTTGGATAAGGCGGTGGGCCTGGAGCGGGTGCCGGTGGTCCACCTCAACGACTCCGTGGGCGGCTTGGGGAGCCGCATAGACCACCACGCCCACCTCCTCCAGGGCCAGATCGGCGAGGGCCTCAAGGAGGTCCTTCTAGACCCCAGGCTGAGGGGCCGGGTCTTCATCCTGGAGACCCCCAGGAGCCCCGAGGAGGACGCCTGGAACCTGAAGGTCCTCCAGGGCTGGCTGGAGGAGGCCGCCTCCCAGAATAAGCTGTAG
- a CDS encoding M24 family metallopeptidase, translated as MPEPQALLEPLELDALYITRPENVRYLTGFPHPEDAQVLIAPEGAFLLTDPRYPEAERESRIPARVLKREEREALFQDLRGRVGFEAEHLPYAALERLRELSPAEWVPTKGVIERLRLKKSPEEVARIRQAQALAERALERALTLLRPGVEEREVALEIEFFLRKEGAEDVAFPPIVASGARGALPHAGASEKRLEPGELITLDLGAKVAGYHSDMTRTVALGKPSPEMRRVYEAVQEALEVALQGLKPGRTGKEVDALAREALGRHGLDRYFVHSLGHGVGLAVHEGPGLSPYTEEVLEPGMVVTVEPGVYLPGVGGVRIEELVLITEDGIELLSRFPRGYLEV; from the coding sequence GTGCCGGAACCGCAAGCCCTCCTAGAACCTCTGGAGCTGGACGCCCTCTACATCACCCGCCCGGAGAACGTCCGCTACCTCACGGGCTTCCCCCACCCCGAGGACGCCCAGGTCCTCATCGCCCCCGAAGGGGCCTTCCTCCTCACCGACCCCCGCTACCCCGAGGCGGAGCGGGAAAGCCGCATCCCCGCCAGGGTCCTGAAGCGGGAGGAGAGGGAGGCCCTCTTCCAGGACCTGAGGGGCCGGGTGGGCTTTGAGGCGGAGCACCTCCCCTACGCCGCCCTGGAGCGCCTGCGGGAGCTTTCTCCTGCGGAGTGGGTACCCACCAAGGGGGTCATAGAGCGCCTCCGCCTCAAGAAAAGCCCCGAGGAAGTGGCGAGGATCCGCCAGGCCCAGGCCCTGGCGGAAAGGGCCCTGGAGCGGGCCCTGACCCTCCTAAGGCCCGGGGTGGAGGAGCGGGAAGTGGCCCTGGAGATAGAGTTCTTCCTGCGCAAAGAGGGCGCGGAGGACGTGGCCTTCCCCCCCATCGTGGCCTCCGGGGCGAGGGGGGCCCTGCCCCACGCCGGGGCCTCGGAGAAGCGCCTGGAGCCCGGGGAGCTCATCACCCTGGACCTGGGGGCCAAGGTGGCGGGGTACCACTCGGATATGACCCGCACCGTGGCCCTGGGGAAGCCTTCTCCGGAGATGCGCCGGGTCTACGAGGCAGTCCAGGAGGCCCTCGAGGTGGCCCTTCAGGGCCTTAAGCCCGGAAGGACGGGGAAGGAGGTGGACGCCCTGGCCCGCGAGGCCCTGGGGCGCCACGGCCTGGACCGCTATTTCGTCCACTCCCTGGGTCACGGGGTGGGCCTCGCCGTCCACGAGGGACCGGGGCTTTCCCCCTACACCGAAGAGGTCCTGGAGCCCGGCATGGTGGTCACCGTGGAGCCCGGGGTCTACCTGCCCGGGGTGGGCGGGGTGCGGATTGAGGAGCTGGTCCTCATCACCGAGGACGGGATAGAGCTCCTTTCCCGATTTCCCCGGGGCTACCTGGAGGTCTAG